The genomic window TGTAGAGACAATagaaaaattacgatttttctGTCCTGCTACTGCTCTCGTTATATCTGTTAGGCCTAAATTTAATGACTTGCCTCTTGAGCTTGTTGAAAAAATGGAAGATTTAGAACTGCTCGAAAATCAGTGGGTGTCTCTTGGAATACTAAAAATGCTCGATATTTGTCCTGAAAATAATGAACCTGATGCTGTCACGTTTTGGTCTAAgctttattacttaaaaaacgCTGGAGGACTCTTTCCATTAAGAGAGTTGGCTGAGTTTGCCCTACGTCTTCTAGTCCTTCCACTAAGCAATGCTGTTGTGGAACGAGTATTCAGCATAATGAATGCTGTAAAAACAAAATCTCGAAATAAAATGAGTTTAAAGATGTTGGAGGCAATTCTTCGTGTACGCATTTATTTAAACGTTCGTCATATTTGTTGTGAAACTTTTGAACCAACAGAAGACATGATTTGTCGCTTCACATCTTTGATGTATTCCTCGTTTAATGAATCGCAGCACGGAGAATTATTTCATGGTAATACAGACGCGAATGATGATCTTCTGGcaataacattatttacttCTGATGAAACAAATTGCTGTGAGCTGTGACTAGCATTATTAATCCAAAAttaatacagaaatttaatttatctttattatgaaatatagaATTAAGGATTaaattaaactatataaacCAAAGctatataaacttatataaatcaaattatacaGATAAAGCTATATAAACCAAaggttatataaataaaaaattattaataaaaaataaaatttatttttgtttaagtaattatttcttttcattgCATTATAAATTGCTTAAGGCTGAATGCACACAGgtcgcgtcaacgcgttacacGTTGACGTGTCCTGTGTACATTCAGCCTAATACTTACTATGTTACATTACaaattacgaaataaaaaaatcagttaaaagctatatatatttttatgtttgttaTAATTGTCGC from Solenopsis invicta isolate M01_SB chromosome 2, UNIL_Sinv_3.0, whole genome shotgun sequence includes these protein-coding regions:
- the LOC113005616 gene encoding uncharacterized protein LOC113005616 isoform X1 encodes the protein MYNDPIHRLYLVFLRPILRDITVINTIFQASNGDITKIHADLRTLIFSIASRIVRPEAMKESRPMSILRKSELEMLNDALSQEEKLLPKDRVYLGEAFQTLSAALALPEDIILPVKQRCAEFLQVLVKELVNRLPNNVETIEKLRFFCPATALVISVRPKFNDLPLELVEKMEDLELLENQWVSLGILKMLDICPENNEPDAVTFWSKLYYLKNAGGLFPLRELAEFALRLLVLPLSNAVVERVFSIMNAVKTKSRNKMSLKMLEAILRVRIYLNVRHICCETFEPTEDMICRFTSLMYSSFNESQHGELFHGNTDANDDLLAITLFTSDETNCCEL